A region from the Papaver somniferum cultivar HN1 unplaced genomic scaffold, ASM357369v1 unplaced-scaffold_22, whole genome shotgun sequence genome encodes:
- the LOC113340642 gene encoding uncharacterized protein LOC113340642, translated as MSFKNKALWAEKDNGGLPDDQVAYDNPSKIESKRQYNWLFDPTEADLFPSKKQTIDTTDSRLYPGVLTANVPPWENGTNFEPGTGQQFNDRVFGSEPARDVSFDESNVHSTGSDNLNMGRSVEDPFRNDASVALSMSQDYNASSLNYGGIRRVKINQVRDSESGVSISMGHNYQVNESGDGMPLSMVHAYLHKDDSISVPPPESYQTKESTNDIPISMYHSMSH; from the coding sequence TCATTCAAAAATAAGGCCCTTTGGGCTGAAAAGGACAATGGAGGTTTACCTGATGATCAGGTAGCCTATGACAATCCTTCCAAAATAGAATCCAAGCGCCAATATAATTGGCTTTTCGATCCTACGGAAGCGGATCTCTTTCCAAGTAAGAAGCAGACTATAGATACAACAGACAGCAGATTGTATCCAGGAGTTTTGACTGCAAATGTTCCTCCTTGGGAAAATGGTACCAATTTTGAACCAGGAACTGGCCAGCAATTCAATGACCGAGTGTTTGGTTCGGAACCTGCTAGGGATGTCAGCTTTGATGAAAGCAATGTGCATTCAACTGGTTCAGATAACCTAAATATGGGAAGAAGTGTGGAGGATCCATTCAGAAATGATGCTTCTGTTGCTTTGTCCATGTCCCAGGATTATAATGCTTCTTCACTTAACTATGGTGGAATTAGAAGAGTTAAAATTAACCAGGTACGAGACTCAGAAAGTGGTGTTTCTATCTCCATGGGACACAACTACCAGGTCAATGAATCTGGCGATGGGATGCCCTTATCAATGGTTCATGCCTATCTTCACAAGGATGATAGCATCTCTGTGCCTCCACCTGAGAGTTATCAGACGAAGGAGTCCACCAATGATATTCCTATATCCATGTACCATTCGATGTCTCACTAA